One Synechococcus sp. PROS-9-1 DNA window includes the following coding sequences:
- a CDS encoding NAD(P)H-binding protein, with the protein MAVFGATGYIGRFVVKELVERGYQVMAFARESSGIGGRKGQTDVMADFPGAEVRFGDVTNPASLATHAFNAPTDVVISCLASRTGGKKDSWAIDYQANLNTYNEGRKAGVAHFVMLSAICVQKPILEFQKAKLAFETRLKEDTEITHTIVRPTAFFKSIAGQFESCRKGAPYVMFGNGELTSCKPISEKDLACFLANCVSQTDKVNQVLPIGGPGPALSARTQGEMLFKTLGRSPRMLSLPMAVMNAPTALLEKVATLLPAVEDTAEFARIGCYYASESMLVWDEKRDCYDPDATPSFGEDTLEQFFARVYKEGMAGQELGDAALF; encoded by the coding sequence GTGGCCGTGTTCGGGGCCACTGGGTACATCGGACGATTTGTCGTGAAAGAGCTGGTCGAGCGTGGATATCAGGTGATGGCATTCGCCCGCGAATCCAGTGGAATCGGAGGGCGCAAGGGTCAAACCGATGTGATGGCCGATTTCCCTGGCGCAGAAGTGAGATTTGGTGATGTCACCAATCCGGCGTCACTCGCAACCCACGCCTTCAACGCACCCACCGATGTGGTGATTTCTTGCCTTGCATCAAGAACGGGCGGCAAGAAGGATTCATGGGCGATTGATTATCAAGCCAATCTCAACACTTACAACGAGGGTCGCAAGGCTGGGGTAGCGCATTTCGTGATGCTTTCAGCTATCTGCGTACAAAAGCCAATTCTAGAATTTCAGAAAGCAAAGCTTGCATTCGAAACTCGGCTTAAGGAAGACACAGAAATCACCCATACAATTGTTCGTCCCACAGCCTTTTTCAAAAGCATTGCCGGACAATTTGAGAGCTGCAGGAAAGGCGCACCATATGTCATGTTTGGCAATGGAGAGCTCACAAGTTGCAAGCCAATCAGTGAAAAAGATCTTGCATGCTTCTTGGCTAATTGTGTAAGCCAAACCGATAAAGTGAATCAAGTTTTGCCCATCGGAGGGCCTGGTCCAGCTCTCAGCGCCCGCACGCAAGGGGAAATGCTTTTTAAAACGCTAGGCCGCTCGCCCAGAATGCTTTCGTTACCGATGGCAGTAATGAATGCCCCAACTGCACTTTTAGAAAAAGTGGCAACGCTCCTACCAGCGGTGGAAGACACGGCTGAATTCGCCCGTATCGGTTGCTATTACGCCAGTGAATCCATGTTGGTTTGGGACGAGAAGCGTGATTGCTACGACCCCGACGCAACCCCTTCTTTTGGAGAGGACACCCTCGAACAGTTTTTTGCAAGGGTCTACAAAGAAGGAATGGCCGGACAAGAATTAGGGGATGCTGCTCTATTTTAA